The sequence GGGCGTGATCTCCAGCACTTGTAACACCAGGTTTAGATTGCGCTCCAAGCACGTTCCATCGGTCACCACCACCGTGACATCGGGGTGGGCAAAACAGATAAAATCCCGGGCTACTTGCTCTTCCACCGAATTGGCAAACAAAGAATAGGTGCCCGGTAAATCGATCAACGTGTACTGCCGTCCCCTGTATTGATAATATCCCTGGGCTTTTAGGACGGTTTTGCCGGGCCAATTACCCGTATGCTGGTGCAGCCCCGTTAACCCATTGAAGATGGTGCTCTTTCCGGTATTGGGATTGCCTGCCAGGGCAACCACCGGTCCCGGTTCATCCATCTTGCCGGTTTGTTCCTTCCAAATATTCATACCCGTACAATGTTTGGATAATCCCATCCTCTCTTTCTCCTCCCTCAAGACATTTGAGTGCCAGGCATCAAGGGGATAAGTCTCCCACCAGAATAAAGCCGGCTTCCTCCCGGCGCAGTGCCACCACCGCACCTCGCACCAGGTAAGCCGTGGGATCGCCCCAAGGCGCCCGGCGCACGACGGTAACTATCGCACCGGGCACAAAGCCTAAATCTAACAGCCGCCTTCTTAACAGGCCGGGAGCAGTCAGCTCTGCTACCCGGGCGGGTTTGCCGGCCGGCCATCGATGCAATGGCGTGATCATGCTTTTCGTCCTTTCTCTCCGGGTAATATAGCGGCGGGAAATAAAGTTACCCGCCGCTAACTTAATCCATCATATGAAAAAGCCCGGCAGGGAGTTACTGCCGGACTTATGGCCGTCAATAATAACGGCCACCGGTGTGCACCGGGGCTGAATGGGAGTAAAATTATGAGAGCAAGGGATCCCCTGACGGAGCTCAATCACCAAGCGCAGGAGATGGGGCTGTGTTTCCGTGGCGCCTCAGCTAGACCGTAAAAGCTATCTGGACCCGATAAGATGACATGTAAATGCCGGCTTAACAAAAAACTGTGCCCGGCCACCAAGTGCCGCCGGGTTATACCTCCCATACCATGAGACCCAGGTGGCTTTTCACTTCTTCTTTCACCAAGCCGTCCACCGCTTCTTCCTCCAACACTTCCCGGATGACCTGCCAGTAATGGCCGGGCAAATCATTGAACCTGGCAAACCAGTCGCACATCCTGGCCTCCATCACGGCAATAGGTTCAATGTTTTCCCAATTACTGGCGATAAACTTCAGGTGCGGATAATAGCCCATCGTATACAAGTAATTCCACGGCAAGAAAACATCCATCGCGTGCAGGTTCCTGGCCCTGCCCATCAGCCTTTGCCAGATTTTATGCTGCAGGTTGTTTTTTCTTTCCCCGGCGAATTTACTCAAATAGCAATGTTTTCGGGAAGCGGCCATCATCTTCCTTAAGGTGGGAACATCTTTCACCCCGGGTACCACGGAAGCGAACACCAGGTCAAACTTGCCCCGCCATCCTAAGGCGTCCAGGTCCACATCTTCCCAGGGAACCGCCATATAACTGATATTTCCTAATCCCTCAGCTTCCGCTCTGGTTTTCACAATCTCCAGCATTTGGGGCGCAGGGTCCAGCGCCACCACCTCTTTGGCCACCTTAGCCATGGGTATCGTATAGTTGCCCGGCCCCGAGCCAATATCCAATATGGTGGCTCCCGCGAGATCGACGCCACAATCGGCTAGGAAACGAAAAACCGCTTCCCGCTTGGCGATGTTGTTCTGGTTACGGGCGGTGTTCTCGGCAAACTGCTGTGCTCGATTATTCCACATGGCAATGGATTTATCCCGGTCCAGGGGCTGCTTTTGTTGGGGATCGCTGTTATGCCATAATTCTTCCCAAAATGCCGCCTGTCTTACCTTATCTAACATGCTGTCTTTGAGGTCCATGTCTTCCCCTCCAATGCCGTAACTGAGATTGCCGGCAGCGCCATCCGGGCCCTAAAGCATGCCAACCGGAAGCAGCTGGTACCGGCCTTTAACTATAAGGATGCCCAGGAGTACCGGAAGCCAGGTAGGATGACCCTTCCTAGTTTCTGCAACAGTCCCGTCATCTCCTGCCGCCTGACGAGGTCAAGGGCAGAGGTAGGCTCGCTACGGGTGGGCACGCTTGCCTGCCAGGTAGAGGAGCCTTCTTACCAAGCCGATGGCCAGGGAAAAAAGGGTTGCCGTATCTGCTTGCATGGTAGCCGTGGTATTAAAAAGAATCGTGCTGTGGGCAGGGAACTCCTCATCACCTTCCCAGAGGCCAATTTGCAGCACAATCCTGGGCAGCACGGCAAAACGATATCCCACATCCCCCAAACTCACCGGCCGGCCTCCTAACTTAGGTGCCACCTGTTGAAACGCTTTTAAATCATTGCCAAATCCCTTGGCTAAAGCCTCAATGGCTTCCGGGATGAAGACGTTCCAGTGGTGGGGCGCCGCCGACAGCTCTTTGAAGGTCTTCCATTCGTCCCTTTCCTGCACTGCCACCGCATTAACCAGGTAGTTCAAGAGCACAATCTGGTCTTTCACCGGCACTGCTTGCCCGGTGGTCTTATTGCTGATTTCCCCGCCGGGATAATTGATCTGTATTTCCTCCCCGTAGTAAGGAAGCACAAACACTCCTCCCCCATCCCGGGCCATAAACGCGGCACCACTGGTTTCCGCCAGCTGCTCCGGATTCGTTACCCGGCGAAAGACCTCTAGGATTTCCTGCCGTGCCTGCAGGTGGCCTAGAGCGGCATTGGTTAAGTTTTCAGCCACAAGTTATCCCCCCTCAGTCTTTTTAATTGACTTCTATCATTTTTGTAAAATACCTTCAATCTTAGTTAATATTCTTACTATTTGCTGTTATTGATCTTGCTCAATTGTTGCCGCCGGCCGGCCTCTGCCGGCAGTAAAGATATTTGTCTTTAATGAATATGTTTAGACTAACAGCAAGAAAAAAACCAAGGAGGCCCCCATGAACCACAAAGACAAATTCCATACCGTGCGCGGTTACGCCCTGCAGAATCAAGGCAGTCAAGACCTCACGCCCAGTATGGAAGATTACCTGGAAATGATTTACCGGTTGTCCCGAGACAAAAAGTATACCCGGATCAACGATTTGGCGGTGGCTCTCAACGTCCAGCCGCC is a genomic window of Clostridia bacterium containing:
- a CDS encoding iron transporter FeoB; translated protein: MGLSKHCTGMNIWKEQTGKMDEPGPVVALAGNPNTGKSTIFNGLTGLHQHTGNWPGKTVLKAQGYYQYRGRQYTLIDLPGTYSLFANSVEEQVARDFICFAHPDVTVVVTDGTCLERNLNLVLQVLEITPRVVVCVNLLDEAKRKGITVDLEILSRELGVPVVGTAARNGMGLAALKETIYRVSTGSLQPNPRQVKYDPSLEAAVEALQRELPLNAYPNINPRWLALRLLEGDGTILAHLPQPGAAGKACSFRAVLEG
- a CDS encoding ferrous iron transport protein A, with protein sequence MITPLHRWPAGKPARVAELTAPGLLRRRLLDLGFVPGAIVTVVRRAPWGDPTAYLVRGAVVALRREEAGFILVGDLSP
- a CDS encoding class I SAM-dependent methyltransferase, translated to MDLKDSMLDKVRQAAFWEELWHNSDPQQKQPLDRDKSIAMWNNRAQQFAENTARNQNNIAKREAVFRFLADCGVDLAGATILDIGSGPGNYTIPMAKVAKEVVALDPAPQMLEIVKTRAEAEGLGNISYMAVPWEDVDLDALGWRGKFDLVFASVVPGVKDVPTLRKMMAASRKHCYLSKFAGERKNNLQHKIWQRLMGRARNLHAMDVFLPWNYLYTMGYYPHLKFIASNWENIEPIAVMEARMCDWFARFNDLPGHYWQVIREVLEEEAVDGLVKEEVKSHLGLMVWEV
- a CDS encoding DUF3786 domain-containing protein, producing MAENLTNAALGHLQARQEILEVFRRVTNPEQLAETSGAAFMARDGGGVFVLPYYGEEIQINYPGGEISNKTTGQAVPVKDQIVLLNYLVNAVAVQERDEWKTFKELSAAPHHWNVFIPEAIEALAKGFGNDLKAFQQVAPKLGGRPVSLGDVGYRFAVLPRIVLQIGLWEGDEEFPAHSTILFNTTATMQADTATLFSLAIGLVRRLLYLAGKRAHP